A genomic segment from Salvia splendens isolate huo1 chromosome 13, SspV2, whole genome shotgun sequence encodes:
- the LOC121762125 gene encoding probable serine/threonine-protein kinase At1g01540 yields the protein MSVLDAAFLNTQLSKSTSIFGLHLWVVIGIVLGAVIVLILFLLSLCITASRRRSITAKGKGKITAAAEITPVVSKEIKEIVSAAADHRPIGPQAVPEIQIDMGKVEHRVVFSDRGASSGESRATSGADTWSFGGGSGSLPEVSHLGWGRWYTLRELEAASNGLADENVIGEGGYGIVYYGVLADNTKIAIKNLLNNKGQAEKEFKVEVDAIGRVRHKNLVRLYGYCVEGAYRMLVYEYVDNGNLDQWLHGDVGEVSPLTWDIRVNIILGTARGLAYLHEGLEPKVVHRDIKSSNILLDHQWYPKLSDFGLAKLLNSESSYVTTRVMGTFGYVAPEYACTGMLNEKSDIYSFGILIMEVITGRTPVDYNRPQGEVNLVEWLKMMVGNRKSEEVVDPKLAEMPASKALKRLILIALKCVDPDAQKRPKMGHVIHMLESEDLLSNEEKRIARDSMSSHRGESHRGSEVTNKQSSEGTPDHVSEGDSSMNNHHASTRWR from the exons ATGTCGGTGCTCGATGCGGCGTTTCTGAACACGCAGCTGTCGAAGAGTACCTCGATCTTCGGCCTGCACCTCTGGGTCGTCATAGGGATAGTCCTCGGAGCCGTCATTGTGCTAATCCTCTTCCTATTATCTCTCTGCATCACCGCCTCCCGCCGCCGCAGCATCACCgccaagggcaagggcaagatCACCGCCGCCGCCGAGATTACTCCCGTCGTGTCCAAGGAAATTAAGGAGATcgtctccgccgccgccgatcACCGCCCAATTGGGCCTCAG GCTGTTCCGGAGATACAGATAGATATGGGGAAAGTGGAGCACAGGGTGGTGTTTTCTGATAGGGGAGCGTCGAGTGGCGAGAGCAGGGCCACGAGTGGGGCCGACACGTGGTCGTTTGGTGGAGGTAGTGGGTCGTTGCCGGAGGTGTCTCATTTGGGATGGGGAAGGTGGTATACTCTAAGGGAACTCGAGGCTGCCTCGAATGGATTGGCAGATGAGAATGTGATCGGGGAAGGTGGATATGGTATCGTGTATTACGGTGTATTGGCTGATAATACGAAGATTGCTATAAAGAACTTGCTCAATAACAA GGGTCAGGCCGAAAAGGAGTTCAAGGTAGAAGTTGATGCAATAGGGCGAGTCCGACACAAGAATCTTGTTAGGTTGTATGGCTACTGCGTGGAAGGGGCTTATAG GATGCTAGTTTACGAATATGTGGATAATGGAAATTTGGACCAGTGGCTTCATGGAGATGTCGGGGAAGTCAGCCCATTGACATGGGATATCCGCGTGAATATAATTTTAGGAACTGCAAGAGG CTTGGCTTATTTACACGAAGGTCTTGAACCGAAGGTTGTTCACCGTGATATCAAGTCCAGCAACATATTGCTCGACCATCAATGGTATCCAAAGCTGTCAGATTTTGGGCTTGCTAAGCTCTTGAATTCGGAGAGCTCATACGTGACAACTCGAGTAATGGGAACATTTGG ATACGTTGCTCCAGAATATGCTTGCACGGGTATGTTGAACGAGAAGAGTGATATTTATAGCTTCGGGATACTAATTATGGAGGTTATTACCGGAAGAACTCCTGTTGATTATAACCGACCGCAGGGAGAG GTTAATCTAGTCGAGTGGCTGAAAATGATGGTTGGAAACAGAAAGTCGGAGGAGGTAGTGGATCCGAAATTGGCTGAAATGCCTGCTTCGAAAGCGCTCAAACGTCTAATCTTGATAGCCCTTAAATGTGTTGATCCGGATGCCCAGAAGAGGCCTAAAATGGGTCATGTAATACACATGCTCGAATCCGAGGACTTGTTGTCTAATGAG GAGAAACGAATTGCTCGTGATTCTATGAGCTCCCACCGCGGAGAAAGTCATCGAGGCTCGGAGGTGACTAACAAACAAAGCAGTGAAGGTACACCTGATCATGTTAGTGAAGGAGATAGCAGTATGAACAACCATCACGCATCAACTAGATGGAGATAG
- the LOC121760990 gene encoding ferric reduction oxidase 2-like, translating to MRAAIAALAAAVFAGYLVLLVAMPTYAYKHTWLPALRAKTTTTYFGTNQGANFLVFTSPIVVIALLGCVYLHLGKNNNSQIKNIKSGEGQNRIEIWKRPMIIKGLGIVSRIELAFFLMFIALLIWNLATYFHNDFARITTISATRSGEKVWEAKLDMAALRLGLVGNIALTFLFLPVTRGSSVLQFLGVTAEGSIKYHIWVGHIVMTLFTAHGLCYIIYWASTHQISQMVKWENTGISNIAGEISLLAGLFLWATTFPRIRKTMFELFFYTHYLYILFVFFFMLHVGISYASIMLPGFFLFMIDRYLRFLQSRHHVRLVSARVLPCHTVELNFSKNKGLNYSPTSIVFMNVPSISKLQWHPFTISSSSSLESDNISVIIKREGKWTTKLIDLVASPTPPDRLDVSIEGPYGPASTDFLRHDLLVMVSGGSGVTPFISIIRDLIHTSETLKTPTPQILLVAAFKNSADLTMLGLILPISGAPPHLSNLNLQIEAYVTRQNQPPPPPQENDKSPRTVGFNPSPTDPPLAATLGNCNSWLWLAAVIASSFITYLVSIGILTRCFIYPIDRNSNRVYSTAARAAIHVAFICAAVVAGATAGFVWNKARVGKETTQIRNMAAEREMESLPQLSLAESINVYYGERPDLKRYLFERKESSVGVLVCGPKKLRRQVAYICSSSLAENLHFESISFSW from the exons ATGCGGGCGGCGATAGCGGCGTTGGCGGCGGCGGTGTTTGCCGGCTACCTTGTTTTGTTGGTGGCGATGCCAACTTACGCCTACAAACATACATGGCTGCCGGCGCTCCGAGCCAAAACCACCACCACTTACTTCGGAACTAACCAAG GTGCAAATTTCTTGGTATTTACATCTCCAATTGTAGTAATTGCACTATTGGGATGTGTGTATCTTCATTTAGGCAAGAACAACAACTCCCAAATCAAGAATATCAAGAG TGGAGAAGGACAGAATCGGATAGAGATATGGAAGAGGCCAATGATCATCAAAGGGCTAGGAATTGTTTCAAGAATAGAGCTTGCTTTCTTCCTCATGTTTATTGCTCTTCTTATTTGGAATTTAGCCACCTATTTCCACAACGATTTTGCAAGAATTACTACCATTTCTGCCACACGAAGTGGAGAAAAAGT GTGGGAGGCGAAGCTGGACATGGCGGCGCTCCGGCTGGGGCTGGTCGGAAACATAGCGTTGACTTTCCTGTTCTTGCCGGTGACACGTGGCTCATCGGTGCTGCAGTTTTTGGGGGTAACGGCGGAGGGTAGCATTAAATATCACATATGGGTGGGCCACATTGTAATGACCTTATTCACCGCTCATGGCCTATGTTACATCATCTACTGGGCTTCCACTCACCAAATATCACAG ATGGTGAAATGGGAGAATACAGGAATCTCAAACATAGCTGGAGAGATATCTCTGTTAGCAGGATTATTCCTATGGGCTACCACATTTCCAAGGATTAGAAAAACAATGTTTGAGCTCTTCTTCTACACACATTACCTCTACATTCTCTTTGTCTTCTTCTTCATGCTTCATGTTGGCATCAGCTACGCCTCCATCATGCTCCCTGGCTTCTTCCTCTTCATGATTGACCGATACCTCAGATTCCTCCAGTCGAGGCACCACGTTCGCCTCGTCTCTGCTCGGGTTCTTCCTTGCCACACCGTTGAGCTCAACTTCTCCAAGAACAAAG GTTTAAATTACAGTCCAACTAGCATCGTATTCATGAATGTGCCCAGCATTTCTAAGCTGCAATGGCATCCATTTACTATTAGTTCAAGTAGTAGTTTGGAGAGTGATAATATAAGTGTGATCATCAAAAGGGAAGGAAAATGGACTACTAAACTCATTGACTTGGTTGCTTCACCTACCCCACCTGATCGTCTCGATGTCTCCATCGAAGGGCCTTATGGACCTGCCTCGACCGATTTCCTAAG GCACGACCTCCTAGTGATGGTGAGCGGGGGCAGCGGTGTGACCCCGTTCATCTCCATCATCCGCGACCTCATCCACACGTCCGAAACCCTAAAAACCCCGACCCCGCAGATCCTCCTCGTCGCCGCCTTCAAAAACTCAGCCGACCTCACCATGCTCGGCCTCATCCTCCCAATCTCCGGCGCCCCACCGCACCTCTCCAACCTAAATCTCCAAATCGAGGCCTACGTCACGCGCCAGAatcagccgccgccgccgccacagGAAAACGACAAGTCCCCTCGTACCGTCGGGTTCAACCCGAGCCCGACTGACCCGCCCCTCGCCGCAACCCTAGGCAACTGCAACAGCTGGCTGTGGCTGGCCGCCGTGATCGCCTCGTCATTCATCACCTACCTCGTGTCAATCGGGATCTTAACGAGGTGCTTCATCTATCCGATCGATCGGAACTCGAATCGAGTGTACTCCACCGCCGCGAGAGCCGCGATCCACGTGGCGTTCATCTGCGCGGCTGTGGTGGCGGGCGCGACGGCCGGATTTGTGTGGAATAAGGCGCGGGTGGGTAAGGAGACGACGCAGATACGGAATATGGCCGcggagagagagatggagagcTTGCCGCAGCTGTCGCTGGCGGAGTCGATCAATGTTTACTATGGGGAAAGGCCGGATCTTAAGA GATATTTGTTCGAGCGGAAGGAGTCGAGTGTTGGAGTTTTGGTTTGTGGGCCGAAGAAATTAAGGCGTCAAGTTGCGTATATATGTTCATCGAGTTTGGCAGAAAATCTGCATTTTGAGTCTATCAGTTTTAGTTGGTGA
- the LOC121761370 gene encoding LOW QUALITY PROTEIN: pentatricopeptide repeat-containing protein At2g22070-like (The sequence of the model RefSeq protein was modified relative to this genomic sequence to represent the inferred CDS: inserted 2 bases in 1 codon) gives MSNREKYTSILQTSIQTRRPFAVKLAHAGIIKSGLNFGVILMNHVMNAYAKTGLLFEARQVFDEIPVKNVSTHNTLLSAYAKQGRTRQALEIFDELPQPDSVSWTALIVGYNQKGRFGAALAVFMEMIKRGALPTEYTFTNILASCAVVEALDVGRKLHSFVVKLGLFRAVSVANSLLNMYAKSGDAATAVAVFERIELRNVSSWNATITLYMQRGQVEEALAQFEQMEERDAISWNSMIAGYNQRGFDAKALGMFKGMLHESRLKPDKYTLASVLSACGNLQVLACGKQIHAYIIRAEFDTSGPVGNALVCMYSKCGGVGIARKMLEACGTCTLNVIAFTALLDGYIKAGDVNPAREVFDSLHECDVVAWTAMIVGYAQNGXNNEATKLFKSMFEEGIVPNSYTLAAMLSVSSNLASLNHGGQIHAVAKKLGEMSSVSVGNALISMYARAGNITSARKAFRLIQQRRDPVSWTSMITGLAQHGHGEEALELFEDMLLLEIKPDHITYVGVLSACTHMGLIEKGRSYFTKMIDIHGIMPTSSHCACMIDLYGRAGLLNEAQDFILNMTIEPDIIAWGSLLASCKAHKNLEVAAMAAERMISIDPDNSGAYSALANVYSACGKWEEAAIIRKSMKDRKVKKEQGISWLQIKGEVHIFGADDALHPQRDAIDIRLTKIWEEIKKMGFVPDTASVLHDLDDELKEQLLKHHSEKLAIVFGVMNMPEKSTLTIMKNLRVCNDCHSAIKYISKLVGREIVVRDATRFHHFRDGACSCRDYW, from the exons ATGTCGAATCGGGAAAAGTATACTTCCATTCTGCAAACAAGCATCCAAACCAGACGCCCTTTCGCTGTAAAACTAGCACACGCCGGCATAATCAAGTCCGGCCTCAACTTCGGAGTCATCTTGATGAACCATGTCATGAACGCATACGCGAAAACTGGGCTTCTCTTCGAAGCCCGCCAAGTGTTCGATGAAATTCCAGTGAAGAATGTGTCTACGCACAACACCCTTCTGTCAGCTTATGCAAAACAGGGAAGAACCCGCCAAGCGCTCGAAATATTCGACGAATTGCCGCAACCCGATTCCGTTTCTTGGACCGCTCTGATCGTTGGGTACAATCAAAAGGGGCGTTTCGGCGCTGCTCTCGCGGTGTTTATGGAGATGATCAAGCGTGGCGCTCTACCCACTGAGTATACATTCACTAATATTCTCGCGTCGTGTGCAGTCGTTGAAGCGTTGGATGTGGGAAGAAAGCTGCATTCTTTCGTGGTTAAACTCGGCTTGTTCCGTGCAGTTTCTGTTGCCAATTCTTTGCTAAATATGTATGCAAAGTCGGGTGATGCAGCGACAGCAGTGGCTGTGTTTGAGAGAATTGAGCTGAGAAATGTTTCGAGTTGGAATGCAACCATCACATTGTACATGCAGAGAGGTCAGGTGGAAGAGGCGTTGGCTCAATTCGAGCAAATGGAGGAACGTGATGCGATCTCTTGGAATTCAATGATTGCAGGCTACAATCAGCGTGGCTTTGATGCCAAAGCGCTGGGAATGTTCAAAGGAATGCTCCACGAGTCTAGGTTGAAACCTGATAAGTACACTCTAGCGAGTGTGCTTTCGGCTTGTGGAAATCTTCAAGTGTTAGCATGTGGGAAGCAAATTCATGCTTATATTATTAGAGCTGAGTTTGACACATCTGGACCTGTTGGGAACGCGTTGGTGTGCATGTACTCAAAATGTGGCGGTGTTGGGATAGCTAGGAAGATGCTTGAGGCATGTGGGACGTGTACTCTCAATGTCATCGCGTTTACAGCTTTATTGGACGGATACATCAAGGCTGGAGACGTGAATCCGGCTAGGGAGGTCTTTGATTCCTTGCACGAATGTGATGTGGTGGCGTGGACAGCTATGATCGTGGGGTATGCTCAAAACGG CAACAATGAGGCGACTAAGCTCTTTAAATCAATGTTTGAAGAAGGAATTGTGCCTAATAGCTACACCCTTGCAGCTATGTTGAGTGTGAGTTCAAATCTTGCTTCTTTAAACCACGGGGGGCAAATCCACGCGGTTGCAAAGAAATTGGGGGAAATGTCATCTGTTTCTGTGGGAAATGCGTTGATCAGCATGTATGCAAGGGCTGGCAACATCACATCTGCAAGAAAGGCATTCCGATTGATACAACAAAGAAGAGATCCAGTCTCATGGACTTCAATGATCACCGGTTTAGCCCAACACGGGCATGGTGAGGAGGCATTGGAGCTCTTTGAGGATATGCTGTTGTTGGAGATTAAACCGGACCATATAACCTATGTTGGGGTGCTATCAGCTTGCACGCACATGGGATTGATCGAGAAAGGGCGTAGCTACTTCACAAAGATGATAGATATCCATGGAATCATGCCAACCTCTAGCCATTGTGCTTGTATGATTGATCTCTATGGTAGAGCTGGACTTTTGAATGAGGCTCAAGATTTTATACTTAACATGACAATTGAGCCAGATATCATAGCTTGGGGTTCACTTCTAGCGTCGTGCAAAGCTCACAAGAATTTGGAGGTTGCTGCAATGGCCGCTGAGAGGATGATTTCAATTGATCCAGACAACAGTGGAGCGTATTCGGCTTTAGCAAATGTCTACTCTGCTTGTGGGAAATGGGAAGAAGCAGCGATAATAAGAAAGTCAATGAAAGATAGGAAGGTGAAGAAAGAGCAAGGGATTAGCTGGCTGCAGATCAAAGGTGAAGTCCATATCTTTGGTGCAGACGACGCTCTACATCCACAACGAGATGCAATTGATATTAGATTGACAAAGATTTGGGAAGAGATCAAGAAGATGGGATTTGTTCCGGACACTGCTTCAGTCTTGCATGATCTTGATGACGAGTTGAAGGAGCAGCTTCTCAAGCATCACAGTGAAAAGCTCGCTATCGTGTTTGGAGTGATGAATATGCCGGAGAAGAGTACTCTGACTATCATGAAGAACCTTAGGGTGTGCAACGACTGCCACTCTGCTATCAAGTATATATCGAAGCTGGTTGGGAGAGAGATTGTTGTTAGGGATGCTACGCGCTTCCACCATTTCAGGGACGGGGCATGTTCGTGCAGGGACTACTGGTGA